AAACCTGCCTCTAGAAATCTAATTTGAGAGGCGGCTGGCCTTACTGGCCGCTTCTGAAAATTATCTTCATTTCTAAACAATGTAGGAATAACAAATGTCTATaaaaatcgatttatagagacggATGGAACAACCAGCTCCGAAAAGACATGCAGAACTCGGAAGAAGGTGTGCATGGCCAGCAGAATCAAAATTTGTCTCATGCGACGGGGAAGGTGTAGACACACGGGGAAGGTGTAGAGTATGCCACTACTCTATGACGGGACGCGAGAAAGATTGGAGCCCGCCATTACTCTATCCCATCCTTATCCCTTCCATCGTTCACTCATTTGCCTCTATCTATTTCTTTTCTCTAAGacatctctctcctctcctctcctcttgacATCCACCTCTCTATGTATTCCATCTCTCTAACTCCACAATATTCTTGGCTGCGGCACGACCTCCGGCATGGCTAGCCCAACACCGCCATGCACGCCGGCCTCCAGTGCAGTCGTCCCTGGCGTCCTCGATCGCGGTGTGGCTGGCCCAACGCGGGCACACATGATGTCCTAGTAGTGGCATGTggtctttttattattttttcattCAATCTTTAGAGATGAACGACTTACTGAGCCGCTTCTAGAAATTAATTTTTAAGGGCAGTCTAAATCATATCTGCTCCTAAAAAACAATTTGGTAGGAGCCGTTGGATACAACTTCTAGAAAGCTTCCATTTCAAGAGACAGATGGATTCGGGCTGTTCTTATAGCCACCTCTAGAAATCACTTTTAGCCACCTATACAAAGTGTTTCCGTAATAGCGGAGACAAATGGATAGAGGCGGTTTGACAAATGGATAGAAGCGGTTCCTGTAGCCATCTCGAAATCACTTTTAGCCATTTGTACAAAGTTTTCCCATAATAGTGTGTAGTTCACCAGTAAACTAAAAACGTACAACGGCACATTGATCTTCGAACCAGTTGGCTAAATGTCCTTATAAATGGGTCACCAACCGACTGTGCAAAATGTTTTAGTAGCCAATGGAAGACATAAAAATACGCGTGGTGCTCAAATAGCCACGTGAAGCTAATCAGATTTTCCATTATCTAAGTAATGATTGGGGTCCAAGTTGCAGTTCAGATGTCTTGTATCTGTAACAGTTGTACATATCACCAATAATTGATATTCCCTCTCCATTCTAGAATATAAGGACTTTTATATTTGTTCTAAGTTAAATAATCTTAACTTTCATCAAATTTATAGGTCACATTAACATGTACTAAACCAAAGCAACAAAtcgtaaaaatatatttcataacagATGTAATTTATTTAATATCATGGTGTTGCCTTagtgtcttagtgttgttgtagaaatttttaatagaccattcacccccctctagccatcaaCAAACCCGTCCCCAGTGAGCGCGAACCGCACCGCGTCACCATGCGCAACCTGTCTGGGCCACGGCTCACACGCAGCCACACAAGCCGGGAGCACAATTGGGTAGGTGTAATGGTCTAGCACGACACCCGCAGCATGCATCCACTTGTAGAGGGCGAGGGTATCAGCGGTGTGCGACGACTGGGAGTGGCCGTGCGCGCAAAGGAGGGTGTTCCACATGTAGGCATCACGTACAGGCGCGGCGTCGAACACCCTGCATGCGTAGGCGAGGGAGGCAGGCGCCACACCGGCGAGGAGGCTGGTGGCTAAGGCCAGGTTGGCGGATACACCGAGGACGATGGTGCAGGCATGGATGGGGAGGAGGGCGCGCAGGGAGACTGGGGTGGAGGCGGAGGAAGCAGTGATGAGGCGAGTGTAGCGGTGGACGAGGGTGGACTTGATCTGGTCCACCACATAGGGGAGGACCCTGATGCTGTCATCAATAGATCTGTTGACACAGGATTCCAGTTCCTGAATTGCATCTGTTTTCATCTTCTGGAGCTTGGCTGCTTCAAACTTGTCTTGACAGATCATCAATGACCAGTTCAACCGTTCCTGAAGCAAGGGGCAATGATCAACAAAGATCTAGGTGGCATGATAGTTATGCAGAGAAATACATGCATAATCTAAACCCTAAAATAGCAATAGGAGAAAACAAGGTTCCTATGAACCTAATGGAAGATGAATTACAGTTAGGCAGCTACATTATTCATGTAGTTGTCCGCCTACAAAAGGACATAGTTTTCAGTTCAAAGTAACAAGATGTGTCGTAACATTGTGTCTGTACATGATTCCGGATACTTGCGACAACCATCTTCAATAATACTGACACCCACTAATAAATCTTTTATGACAAACTAACCAGCTGGATAACAGTTGAGATGCGGACCTCAAAAGAAGGTGCTCAGATTGCATGTCAGAAGTACAATGTACATAGGGACGAAACAAGAACTAAATTGCTGCAGGGGGGAACCTTCTCAAATTTGTACTTTTGCATCATTGAGATCATGAAAGCATATTCATTAAACAAAATAACTATAGCGACAAATATACTGCTCGTGAATCCTAAACTATCTTCTACGAAGAGGACTTTACCATATGACGTTTAATGGCATCTCCTATACCTAAATAGGAGATCCCCACTAGCAGATCTCTCTGCAATTTGGTGAAGCCACATCATCCATCCAATTAAGTCAGCAGTCTCCGTCGTGTTTATCAAAACTCATCCGAAGCATCCTCATAAAGCCACGTGCAATTACGTGCCTCTTGCACTTCACCTCCTGCACCATTACCTCAAACGCTGGCTCACTCATCGCTGCACCCACCCACTCCACATTTGTAACGGGCAATCAATCTTCCTTCTATCTATAAAATAAAAATCGAGGCCGGCGATGCTGTGGGGGCAGCAGCCGCGACCCGGGTGGGCAGCGTGGGCATGGTTGCGGAACTGGAGGTGAAGGATGGAGGGCATGTTGGAGCGGGAACTGGAGGAGGACGCAGCATGGGCCAGCATTCGGGAGATCCATCGCCTAGGGCTCGCCGTCTACCTCTGGACGCCGTTCACACTCCGCCTCCTCCACCGAGGACTTCGACCCCAACAAGCGCGTGACTACGATTGCTGTTGTCTGCTCTCCAAAGCCGCAGGTAGATGGTTGTTTGATCGGCTCTGGATCAGGATGTCGAAGAAAGAAGCTTCGACGGGAAACACAAAGGTATGGAACTAATCTGTTCGAGGGGGCTGTCAGGCTGAGCGGCGGAAGCCGGAAGATACGATGAGAGGAAGATGAAACGAGTGGATGAGAGCTGTCAGACTGTTGCccgatttctttttttttatggtATATATACCAGTATTTTTTACGAAGAGATGGACCATGGATAAACGATAAAGTATCCGGCAGCCTCCACTATCTGCCCCTCTTTCTACTCGAAAATATTCATTAGCTTGGCACAAGAACATACATGAGTTCCAGTCCAGCGTCCCTCATGTGATCTTTGCCTCTCGGTCAATTAGCAATTATGACATCAATTTTAAGCGGTGCAATTTTATTGAAAGGAATGACAAAATAGAAATGACGAACTTTAcagtattattttttatttttccctGTATTATTTTTTAcctagatcttgataagttccaCCGTGGTCTTTTAAAAGTGGACCAATAAAATAGTTGTTACTATGTCAATATCCACGCTATTATTCggttatttatttaaatttatcCCTAAAATTCCACTGCCACACATTATGATGTTGTTGTTAGATAGTACTATTACTTCTCATGTATAAAATTTTTCTCATATATAAGACAACAAAATCCCCacagcaacgcgcggggtatcATCTAGTTAATATGATGATTGATTGCACACTATCACAGATAACAAAACCCATGCAGCATGCTTGTTGAGGTATTTGTGCTAGTGACTGTGAAAACATTGAAATTATCATGCATACACAACTTGGAAAATATGACAGTTCTTTTACACACAGCATTCGAGTGTGGTTGCAATGATCAATAAAATCAGAGCAAAATGGAGCACACAAAACAAATATTAATAGTAACTTAAAATTCAGAAAGATTCCATAGTAAAAAGTTACAGGTATGAAACTATTAACTTCACTGCATCAGAAAAAATAGCCAATCATAATTTCGGTACTACACAAACACAAAGGAATTCAGTACCTAAAAAAAGATGAACAGGGAATTCTATGTTGTTCTATTTGGCAATAAAAAATATGATACTTGTATTGCAGGAAATTAGAAGTACCTGAAACTTGGCCATCTCATTCTCAACAACATTGTTGGCGATAAGGACAGGCACACTACAATTCTCCACACAGCTATTGATCCCTTCCTGAGTACGACGCCGGTCAGAGCAATCATATGCGCACTTGAAGTATGCTTGCTAAAAACCAATCAGAATAAAACAGATATTCAAACAATAATTAGCACTCGAGTGTTTCGATTTGGGAGCATGCACCTTCCCCTCCTACAAAGATATCAAGCTTATCAGCAGTTTTACTAATAAATTATCCTTAGTCCAATAATTACTACTGCTAGCCCAACCCCCTTTTCTGGCATCACAAGAATGGATATCAAGGTAACTTCAACAATTAGTCTAAAGTAATTTCCTCTCATATCTAGAAATTGTGCGAAGAAAATAAACACAATAGTGAACAATTCCAGGAGAGACGGTTACTACTAGTTACTAGCACAAAACAATAAGGTGACACTAGCAGATTTCTAAGAGATGACAGAAAACACATGCACCAAAAACTATATTCACATATCTCAGAAATTAGCATCCATTCTCCACTACTGCAATGCTGCTCTTCCGACATTCCTAAGTACGACACCCACCAAATTCGCGCACTTATTCAGGGACATGTAATTGCATCAGAACGGAATAAATTACCCAAAACTCGCACAACATGGAACCTCCAATACTCCGTATCATCAGACTAACGGGACACTACCCCATCAGTGGAAAATCTAAAGAATCCAATCTAAAGAATCCGGACAAATTTCAACAAGAGTAGTAAAATTATCGCCGCCTCCACCCTACAATTCCCTATTAGAATAAGAAACCCCAAAATCCCACCAAGTTCTATAACCAATCCAAGATTACGAGGCCTACCAGGCAACCGCAGCTATCTCGCTCCGCCCTCCCAAACGCTACAACCCTCCGACTCCGAGGACGGGAAACCGAGGCGCCGGACGACCTGCTCCTCCATCGCGCTCAAGGGGTCCATCGCGCCGCCAGCCTGGTTGCTTCTGGACGCCTTTGCGGTAAGGGACGGACGAGGGGAGGAGGAGAAACGGCAGGTCGGAGGAGGGTTTAAGGCGAGGGGCTAAGGTTTTATGGATTTGGCCCATGGGCCGAAACCGACCAACAGAGTAGTGTATCTCGAAGGAGCTGGAAAAGGTCAATTTTACCTCACTATAAACTTTATGGCATCATGATTGGAGGGACTGACTACACATCTCTTGAAAGATTTTGCTATTTATTGTCTTTCACATTTTCAACAAATGAGCAGTTGCCACGTAACAtgattgtcggtgcgggacccacgggataccccgcaaggaagggagaagacctagtctaattaggatatTTCCCCTGCaatcttagtagcagtgttactctgtaatcctactaggaattctcattgtaaactgactggGACTCTGacctcttgactatataaaggagggcagggctccttagatcgagagttcaacagaacaattgtacaacacaacacttcataatcaatccaacgcaaaagctaacaccgactggacgtagggctattactcgatctacgatcgagggcctgaaccaggataaatcgactgtctcttgcgttaactatcgagttctgcatacgctgaagcccgaatatactaccccgggtacccccgtggcaggctatcggtggtcaaacatcgacagctggcgcgccaggtaggggctttcgacgactttgcatccgagagcttgatggacctcgacaacatgatcttcttgaagggatcaaccttcatcttcggttcatggatctgcgaggcaggcgacgatggcaagctccaaggccgtctcctcgaagattcagatcatcatcaagatcatcctatttcgacgataacgacagatcagcttgccggaagattcgcacagctcgtaATGTCCAATCCGACTCAGTTTTCACAAATTCACGCAttcgattcaaactcaagttccgcttccgaaacgaagtcttatccgagttcttttggaaagccgagttcttttctgacaaaactCCGGAATCTGACGTCAACCTGttaagaatactactcggagtacacccagaatacttcaaagaagtcgaaTCCATTTTCGTTTAGGCTctacaacatggcaacatcttatcaaacatggcacgaaggatccacttatcccatgcttagaatgccgctgaagggagcccaagaaggtctcgttttaaccataacatctcaagactgcatcattcactggccaggtaccgttcctgaggatgacgacacccaactagtcgacgacacgacaacagcaattctaccctaccaagaaggagattccatctatgacTTTGAGACATCTACTGAAAttatcaacagctctggcagtacggaaatcaacgacgctgacagaacaactcacgctagagaagtactcatgattcgccgtcctcgatcaccattgatccccccagaagcacccaacgtaaggtcttcagatgaatctgagtccaacatttcaccatttatccaggggcacgatggtgagaccgagagtcagaggcaagcgagagaaagaaagaacaaattgaaacaaggatgacAACGCCGTGCGAAACAGCGAAAAGACACTtagatcaaatatgaatcagacctagccgagtacaatagaagaaaatcagaacgagagatcaaagaaggacgagcagcaaatacaccctatgataagatccaagaagcactagaagaactcagggcgacctcacatcccaatgagaaacaagaacagctccaagATTTCGTTCGATCAACAGTCTTTAGAACGAACGATGGAAAGGCaatatctcatgaacaggaagatcaaaatcaaagaaagtcTGCTTTCAAaagactaggaccaagtggaagtcacaacggagagaaccgaagaaatcacagtcaaaataaccgagtcgagcaaccaagaaaggctagaagtagagcacctactcggacagccacacaaaactactctcaccaaaatgacagttggcaagaagggggcacagAATCAAAATATATAGAAgccagaacacatgatagatttccctgttttacaaacagacttgctttgattcgactacctcacaagttcaaaccgtccaaccactccaagtacaacggcaagaccgaaccaaagcaatggttcaggatttactcacaatcgattgaattagccagaggagacgatgacatcaaaaccttgttctttcccatggccctagaaatcatgtcgcttcaatggtttgacaaattaaatcccagatcaatcagaaattgggaagatttgcaaagagctttctgtgaaaattttgcgggaattattacacatccaatcacccacgcagaattaaaaggactcaaacagaaaggaggtgaaagtctcagaaattactatcgatggtttggcgaactacgagcttaagtacatgacatcacacaacaagAAGTactcgaagctttctctcacgaaatcatggctaggtggcaatttcaagacttctacaaagaaaacccaaggaataatgaagaattcagaagaacattagaaaagatgattactgcagaagaaaaaacaagagaaagattcctggataggaacaacagagacaacccggacaggcaaaatcctcgaaacaacagacattaggagagaaagcgaggtccagacaaTACAGTAgcgatggctgacaaatcaaagaaatttaccaagctcagaaaatatgacgacattgagaacatgcgTTCCCCTTTGCACCCCAATGGGaaacacaccatcggaaattgctacaccttcaatgaaagatacactagaaaagatagcaagggaaacaataaagaagacaatcagaaaaaagaaggagacaaccatgatgacaagggattccaaaaatccagagggacagtagtagtaatctttgccgggattCCAaactctagaagcaa
This sequence is a window from Miscanthus floridulus cultivar M001 chromosome 10, ASM1932011v1, whole genome shotgun sequence. Protein-coding genes within it:
- the LOC136490260 gene encoding pentatricopeptide repeat-containing protein CRR2, chloroplastic-like — translated: MAKFQERLNWSLMICQDKFEAAKLQKMKTDAIQELESCVNRSIDDSIRVLPYVVDQIKSTLVHRYTRLITASSASTPVSLRALLPIHACTIVLGVSANLALATSLLAGVAPASLAYACRVFDAAPVRDAYMWNTLLCAHGHSQSSHTADTLALYKWMHAAGVVLDHYTYPIVLPACVAACEPWPRQVAHGDAVRFALTGDGFVDG